From Lycium ferocissimum isolate CSIRO_LF1 chromosome 12, AGI_CSIRO_Lferr_CH_V1, whole genome shotgun sequence, one genomic window encodes:
- the LOC132041070 gene encoding uncharacterized protein LOC132041070, producing MRMPQWLNAEQWEKLKAYWRTPEFIAKSEQAKAARASQKGGSLHTAGARSQGHVARTMKKATGQMPTQDQLFLKTHTKKKKHESDPTVWVEDRAHNSYVSDNFII from the exons GGCTAAACGCTGAACAGTGGGAGAAACTTAAGGCATATTGGCGAACTCCTGAGTTTATCGCCAAGTCTGAGCAGGCAAAGGCTGCCCGTGCATCCCAGAAAGGTGGCTCTTTGCACACTGCGGGTGCAAGAAGTCAGGGGCACGTGGCTAGGACAATG aaaaaAGCTACGGGACAGATGCCAACTCAGGATCAGCTATTCCTAAAGACCcacacaaaaaagaagaagcatgaGTCGGATCCGACCGTATGGGTTGAGGACAGGGCTCATAATTCCTAtgtaagtgataattttattatttaa